In one Natronosalvus amylolyticus genomic region, the following are encoded:
- a CDS encoding threonine synthase, with amino-acid sequence MAPEDSLATRHRSLADPSITYPLEPAPTAGCSETSTDEIQYPVGVDYDYDAVDTELFDPTGSTWETPGLERWQPLLPPLAADTLGEGNTPLLPVDDLAEWLGFEAWLESAGESTDDGGPDRAVFLKDESQNPTWSHKDRLNRCTVSAAVRESAAGVVASSTGNHGAAAAAYAARAGLPCVVFTAPQTPAAVQAFIRSYGAVVLAVDDIDVRQEAVDRLTETYGFHPVSSRTAVHTGHAWGPEGYKTIAYELYCQFGGSVPGTVVIPTCYAELLYGVWKGFRELEGLGVVDRTPRLVASEPGVRAPLCHALESGAEVAHVEAEPTEAYSIKATTSSVRGLRAIHESDGLAVGFSELHLEAAQHGLARTGFWQESSGAAGIAGLRALVDVLEGECAEDDSVRAVTADGNALEAGTLELEAPVAVVATSSGFKDGAALPGDRMWEADDRREDSEGRHRSVGGWFQAPAVDPTWEAIREALESHDGVPV; translated from the coding sequence ATGGCCCCTGAGGACTCCTTGGCGACCCGTCACCGCTCGCTCGCCGATCCGTCGATCACCTACCCGCTCGAGCCGGCACCGACAGCCGGCTGTTCGGAGACGAGTACCGATGAGATCCAGTACCCCGTGGGCGTCGACTACGATTACGACGCCGTCGACACTGAACTGTTCGACCCAACCGGTTCGACGTGGGAAACGCCAGGTCTCGAGCGCTGGCAACCCCTCCTCCCGCCGCTCGCAGCCGACACGCTCGGCGAGGGGAACACGCCGTTACTTCCGGTGGACGACCTCGCGGAGTGGCTTGGATTCGAGGCGTGGCTCGAGTCGGCAGGAGAATCGACCGATGATGGCGGCCCCGACAGAGCCGTGTTCCTCAAAGACGAGTCCCAGAACCCCACCTGGAGTCACAAGGATCGGCTCAACCGCTGTACGGTCAGTGCGGCCGTTCGCGAGAGCGCGGCGGGCGTCGTCGCTTCGTCGACGGGCAACCACGGGGCCGCGGCGGCCGCTTACGCCGCTCGAGCCGGACTCCCCTGTGTCGTGTTCACGGCACCACAGACCCCGGCGGCAGTGCAGGCGTTCATCAGGAGCTACGGCGCGGTCGTCCTCGCCGTCGACGACATCGACGTTCGTCAGGAGGCGGTCGATCGGCTGACCGAGACGTATGGCTTCCACCCCGTCAGCAGCCGCACGGCCGTTCACACGGGTCACGCCTGGGGACCGGAGGGCTACAAGACGATCGCCTACGAACTCTACTGCCAGTTTGGCGGGTCGGTTCCGGGGACGGTCGTCATCCCGACGTGCTACGCGGAACTGCTCTACGGGGTCTGGAAAGGTTTTCGCGAACTCGAGGGACTCGGCGTCGTCGATCGAACCCCGCGGCTGGTCGCCAGCGAACCCGGTGTTCGGGCACCGCTGTGTCACGCTCTCGAGTCGGGTGCCGAGGTCGCCCACGTCGAGGCCGAACCGACCGAAGCCTACTCGATCAAGGCGACGACCAGCAGCGTCCGTGGTCTGCGGGCGATCCACGAGAGCGATGGCCTCGCCGTCGGCTTCTCTGAACTTCATCTCGAGGCCGCCCAGCACGGACTCGCCCGGACTGGCTTCTGGCAGGAGTCCTCCGGCGCCGCCGGAATCGCGGGACTTCGTGCATTGGTCGACGTTCTCGAGGGCGAGTGCGCTGAAGACGACTCCGTTCGCGCCGTCACGGCCGATGGCAACGCACTCGAGGCGGGGACACTCGAACTCGAGGCTCCGGTCGCCGTCGTTGCGACCTCGAGCGGGTTCAAAGACGGCGCTGCGCTCCCTGGTGATCGGATGTGGGAAGCCGATGACAGACGCGAGGACAGTGAGGGGCGACACCGTAGCGTCGGTGGCTGGTTTCAGGCACCAGCCGTCGACCCCACGTGGGAGGCGATTCGGGAGGCGCTCGAGTCCCACGACGGGGTACCGGTCTGA
- a CDS encoding alpha/beta fold hydrolase, producing the protein MNESTAPDETTEKKIVTSADGTEIAFTRTGSGPPLVLVHCASADHRIWELFDVRSILAEDTTVYAIDRRGRGESGDAEAYEPDREFEDVAAVVESIDEPVTLLGHSAGGFYSLEAALRTDNLSGLVLYEPAFFVDRSDVSDADRIEMMSLLEAGELEEGYVFFIEEIAGWTSEELDVVRSAPTWEEYVERFPTLLPKYARIPEYEFDPARFADVTTPTLLLTGSESPEWYRSTTEAVNDALSNTHVVTFDGHGHAGPLTAPDRFTDEVLSFVNEPA; encoded by the coding sequence ATGAATGAGTCAACAGCACCAGACGAAACGACTGAAAAGAAAATCGTCACCTCCGCAGATGGGACTGAAATCGCGTTTACACGGACGGGAAGCGGGCCACCGCTCGTACTCGTCCACTGTGCCAGCGCTGATCACAGAATATGGGAACTCTTCGACGTCCGTTCCATACTCGCGGAGGACACCACGGTCTACGCAATTGACCGTCGAGGGCGTGGCGAGAGCGGTGATGCCGAGGCGTACGAACCGGACCGGGAGTTCGAGGACGTGGCTGCTGTCGTCGAGTCGATTGACGAACCAGTGACCCTCCTCGGTCATTCCGCAGGGGGCTTCTACAGCTTGGAAGCGGCCCTGCGAACCGACAATCTCAGCGGGCTCGTTTTGTACGAACCCGCCTTTTTCGTTGATAGGTCGGACGTCTCCGATGCGGATCGAATCGAAATGATGTCACTGCTGGAAGCCGGAGAACTCGAGGAGGGGTACGTATTCTTCATCGAAGAAATCGCGGGATGGACGTCGGAAGAACTGGACGTCGTTCGATCAGCGCCCACGTGGGAAGAGTATGTAGAGAGGTTCCCAACACTGCTTCCGAAGTACGCGAGGATCCCGGAGTACGAATTCGATCCCGCCCGCTTCGCGGACGTGACCACGCCGACATTACTCTTGACCGGTAGCGAGAGCCCTGAGTGGTATCGGTCGACGACCGAAGCGGTCAATGACGCGCTTTCGAACACCCACGTCGTCACCTTCGACGGCCACGGACACGCTGGACCGCTCACCGCGCCAGATCGCTTCACCGACGAGGTACTCTCCTTCGTTAATGAACCGGCTTAA
- the hisG gene encoding ATP phosphoribosyltransferase, which translates to MRIAVPNKGRLHDPTIDLLERAGLHLENGAARKLYADTVDPDVSILFARAADIPEYIADGAADVGITGLDQVREADVGAIEELLDLEFGRCRLVLAAPEDGDITAVDDLAGKTVATEFPTITRRFFEERGLDPSIVEVTGATELTPHVEMADAIVDITSTGTTLKMNRLAIVEEVLSSSVRLFAHEDVADDPKVQEIRTALSSVLAADGKRYLMMNVPRDRLEAVRDVIPGMGGPTIMDIANGDGEKVAVHVVVDERSVFETITELKNAGASDILVTEIERMVR; encoded by the coding sequence ATGCGAATCGCCGTCCCCAACAAGGGCCGTCTGCACGATCCGACGATCGACCTCCTCGAGCGGGCGGGGCTCCATCTCGAGAACGGGGCTGCTCGCAAACTGTACGCCGACACCGTCGACCCCGACGTGAGCATCCTGTTCGCTCGAGCGGCCGACATCCCGGAGTACATCGCCGACGGCGCAGCGGACGTTGGTATCACCGGTCTGGACCAGGTTCGTGAAGCGGATGTCGGCGCCATCGAAGAGCTACTGGACCTCGAGTTCGGCCGCTGTCGTCTCGTGTTGGCGGCTCCCGAAGACGGGGACATCACCGCGGTCGATGACCTCGCGGGGAAGACGGTCGCGACCGAGTTCCCGACGATTACCCGACGGTTTTTCGAAGAACGCGGTCTCGACCCCTCCATCGTCGAGGTGACCGGGGCCACGGAACTCACCCCGCACGTCGAGATGGCCGACGCCATCGTCGACATCACGAGTACGGGCACGACGCTCAAGATGAACCGTCTCGCCATCGTCGAGGAGGTGCTCTCGAGTTCCGTTCGCCTGTTCGCCCACGAAGACGTCGCTGATGACCCCAAGGTACAGGAGATTCGGACGGCGCTCTCGTCGGTGCTCGCCGCGGATGGGAAACGCTATCTGATGATGAACGTTCCGCGCGACCGCCTCGAGGCCGTCCGTGACGTGATTCCGGGGATGGGCGGGCCGACGATCATGGACATCGCGAACGGCGACGGCGAAAAGGTCGCGGTCCACGTCGTCGTCGATGAACGGTCGGTGTTCGAGACGATAACCGAACTCAAGAACGCGGGTGCGAGCGATATTCTGGTCACCGAAATCGAGCGAATGGTTCGGTAA
- a CDS encoding amidohydrolase: MTTLAIVDGQVLRPDGTVEYADVLVDQDDGTILDIGDDYRSAASTVLEADGCLVAPGFVNGHTHVSMSLLRGYADDKPLQAWLQEDIWPVEAALTPEDIRVGAELGILEFIKAGVTAFADMYFEMDEVATVVEQAGVRARLGHGIVTVGKDDDAAYADAEEGLEVAIELDGAAEGRISSAFMPHSLTTVSEDVLETFVPKAREAGIPLHYHANENREEVDPIVDEHGVRPLEYAAERGLLEAGDFLAHGVHLDDREIELLAETGASVVHCPASNMKLASGMAPVQDLLDAGVTVGLGTDGAASNNDLSMLDEARDAAMVGKLAADDASAVSAEAVVHALTAGSADALGLDSGRLEVGAPADFAVVDLDAPHLTPVHDPVSHLAYAATASDVRHTVCDGQVLMRDREVLTLDETAICDRASEQATALLERADG; encoded by the coding sequence ATGACGACACTGGCGATCGTAGACGGGCAGGTACTTCGCCCCGACGGAACCGTCGAGTACGCGGACGTGCTCGTCGATCAGGACGATGGAACGATTCTCGATATCGGCGACGACTATCGCTCGGCCGCCAGCACGGTCCTCGAGGCCGACGGCTGTCTGGTCGCTCCCGGGTTCGTCAACGGCCACACCCACGTCTCGATGAGTCTGCTTCGTGGCTACGCCGACGACAAACCCCTCCAGGCCTGGCTCCAGGAGGATATCTGGCCCGTCGAAGCGGCGCTCACGCCCGAGGACATCCGTGTGGGAGCCGAGCTGGGCATCCTCGAGTTCATCAAAGCTGGTGTCACCGCGTTCGCGGATATGTACTTCGAGATGGATGAAGTCGCCACCGTGGTCGAACAGGCTGGCGTCCGCGCCCGACTGGGACACGGTATCGTGACCGTAGGCAAAGATGACGACGCGGCGTATGCCGACGCCGAGGAGGGCCTGGAGGTCGCAATCGAACTCGACGGCGCCGCTGAGGGACGCATCTCGAGTGCGTTCATGCCACACTCGCTGACGACCGTTTCCGAGGACGTTCTCGAGACGTTCGTCCCGAAAGCCCGTGAAGCCGGTATCCCGTTGCATTACCACGCGAACGAGAATCGCGAAGAGGTCGACCCCATCGTCGACGAACACGGGGTTCGCCCGCTCGAGTACGCAGCCGAACGTGGCCTGCTCGAGGCGGGCGACTTCCTGGCTCACGGCGTCCATCTGGACGACCGAGAGATCGAGCTCCTCGCGGAGACGGGCGCGAGCGTAGTTCACTGTCCCGCCTCGAACATGAAACTCGCCAGTGGCATGGCCCCCGTCCAGGACCTGCTCGATGCCGGCGTCACCGTCGGGCTCGGAACCGACGGTGCGGCCTCGAACAACGACCTCTCGATGCTGGATGAAGCCCGCGACGCCGCCATGGTCGGCAAACTCGCCGCCGACGATGCAAGCGCCGTCTCCGCCGAGGCAGTCGTACACGCCCTGACCGCCGGCAGCGCCGACGCGCTCGGCCTCGACAGTGGCCGACTCGAGGTCGGCGCGCCAGCCGACTTCGCCGTCGTGGACCTCGACGCACCGCACCTGACGCCGGTCCACGACCCGGTTAGCCACCTCGCGTACGCCGCCACGGCGAGCGACGTCCGTCACACGGTCTGTGACGGCCAGGTGTTGATGCGTGACCGGGAGGTCCTGACGCTCGACGAGACGGCTATCTGTGACCGGGCGAGCGAACAGGCGACGGCGTTGCTCGAACGAGCAGACGGGTGA
- a CDS encoding helicase C-terminal domain-containing protein, producing the protein MNPDRIFDAFPAPSYRGNQQAALGDIRDAFEAGNDVVLVRAPTGSGKSLLARAVAGCARTAAEGDPVDATGAYYTTPQVSQLDDVAGDDLLQDLNIIRGKSNYTCILPGELDTPVNQAPCVRERGYDCSVQHRCPYFSDRAIASNREIAAMTLAYFMQTAGSEVFRKRDVVVIDEAHGLAEWAEMYATIQLGPRTVPFWDDLRVPAVDSVERAVQYADALAQQCTRRKDELLGQQSLSPGEVRERDRLQELIGELEFFVKDYRDPQSPTTWLVDQSEPETGSTDSSEDDDPAGGALTIKPMDPERYLRYTVWDRGNKFALLSATILNKDAFCRHVGLEPSRVALVDVGHTFPVENRPLYDVTQGKMTYEEREETLPKIARSIVRIMQKHPDEKGLIHAHSYAIQDELESLLTDFGVGNRVRSHTRDDRNADLEAWKASDDPDVFLSVKMEEALDLKGDLCRWQVLCKAPFLNTSDSRVAHRLESGQWAWYYRAALRTVIQACGRVIRAPDDYGSTYVADSSLLDLFERARTDMPDWFAAQVDRLETPDLPSFEPRTALDSAGGSIGGGSTRSKTSSSSNETGTYERSRNRSGTRSRSGRSSKRSPLADVWDTDG; encoded by the coding sequence GTGAATCCCGACCGGATCTTCGACGCGTTCCCCGCGCCGAGCTATCGCGGCAATCAGCAAGCGGCACTCGGCGACATTCGTGACGCTTTCGAAGCGGGCAACGACGTGGTCCTCGTCCGCGCGCCAACGGGCAGTGGCAAGAGCCTCCTCGCTCGAGCGGTCGCCGGCTGTGCGCGAACGGCAGCCGAAGGCGACCCCGTCGACGCCACGGGAGCGTACTACACGACCCCGCAGGTGTCACAGCTCGACGACGTCGCGGGCGACGACCTCTTGCAGGACCTCAACATCATCCGCGGGAAATCGAACTACACCTGTATCCTCCCCGGCGAACTCGACACGCCAGTCAATCAGGCACCCTGCGTTCGCGAACGCGGCTACGACTGTTCGGTCCAACACCGCTGTCCGTACTTTTCTGACCGCGCCATCGCCTCGAACCGCGAAATCGCGGCGATGACGCTGGCGTATTTCATGCAAACCGCCGGCAGCGAGGTCTTCCGAAAACGCGACGTGGTCGTCATCGACGAAGCTCACGGCCTCGCCGAGTGGGCCGAAATGTACGCCACAATCCAGCTTGGACCCCGTACCGTCCCGTTCTGGGACGATCTACGCGTCCCCGCCGTCGACTCCGTCGAACGCGCCGTCCAGTACGCCGACGCCCTCGCCCAGCAGTGTACCCGTCGCAAAGACGAACTCCTAGGCCAGCAGTCGTTGTCGCCGGGCGAAGTTCGCGAACGCGACCGACTGCAGGAACTCATCGGCGAACTCGAATTTTTCGTCAAAGACTACCGAGACCCACAGAGCCCCACGACGTGGCTGGTCGATCAGAGCGAACCCGAGACGGGCAGTACTGACTCGAGCGAGGATGACGACCCCGCTGGCGGAGCGCTCACGATCAAGCCGATGGACCCCGAGCGCTATCTCCGGTACACCGTCTGGGACCGGGGCAACAAGTTCGCGCTGCTCTCGGCGACCATCCTCAACAAAGACGCCTTCTGTCGCCACGTCGGACTCGAGCCCTCCCGCGTCGCGCTGGTGGACGTCGGCCACACCTTCCCCGTCGAAAACCGGCCGCTGTACGACGTCACACAGGGGAAAATGACCTACGAGGAGCGCGAGGAAACTCTCCCGAAGATCGCCCGAAGCATCGTCCGGATCATGCAGAAACATCCCGACGAGAAGGGGCTGATCCACGCCCACTCGTATGCGATTCAGGACGAACTCGAGTCGTTGCTCACCGATTTCGGCGTCGGGAACCGTGTACGCTCCCACACGCGTGACGACCGGAACGCCGACCTCGAGGCCTGGAAAGCGAGCGACGATCCGGACGTATTCCTTTCGGTGAAAATGGAGGAGGCACTGGACCTGAAAGGCGACCTCTGTCGCTGGCAGGTGCTGTGTAAAGCGCCGTTTTTGAACACGAGCGACTCCAGGGTGGCCCACCGCCTCGAGTCGGGGCAGTGGGCGTGGTACTACCGGGCCGCCTTACGAACGGTGATTCAGGCCTGTGGCCGCGTGATTCGCGCCCCCGACGACTACGGCTCGACCTACGTCGCGGACTCGAGCCTGCTCGACCTGTTCGAACGCGCACGGACGGATATGCCCGACTGGTTCGCAGCACAGGTCGACCGCCTCGAGACGCCCGACCTGCCCTCGTTCGAGCCGCGAACAGCGCTGGATTCGGCCGGCGGGAGTATCGGCGGCGGGTCGACTCGCTCGAAGACGAGTTCCTCGAGCAACGAGACGGGGACGTACGAACGAAGCCGCAATCGTTCGGGAACACGCTCACGAAGCGGACGCTCCTCGAAACGGAGTCCGCTGGCCGACGTCTGGGACACAGACGGCTAG
- a CDS encoding stage II sporulation protein M, which yields MEVRTETVTNSGAGRLTIALVGITLVTALVLAFTEPSPLPALGASLLAVGFAAFVGLEAIDVGRPLTALTDAWAEHRRYVGFAAGLFGFGSLLGILLYLVGVDLIDVFLELLSEEFGEEVFEDETGEPAEFELTAGFFIGQNTPPYLISIAGAASLGLLTAAVMVFNGILVGNIAYSVGQLAGFAEIVLLLAPHGIFELTALFIAAGVGFRIVYRLGQRVGGSRDAFVTRRYLYRTGLLVIFGWFLLVLAAFVEAYLTIPIAEALVGDIGEVEDAPLSSALFGYSSQ from the coding sequence ATGGAGGTACGCACGGAGACGGTTACGAACTCTGGGGCCGGTCGGTTGACGATTGCCCTCGTGGGTATCACGCTGGTGACGGCGCTCGTTCTCGCGTTCACCGAGCCGAGTCCGCTCCCGGCGCTCGGTGCGAGCCTGCTCGCTGTCGGGTTCGCCGCGTTCGTCGGCCTCGAGGCCATCGATGTGGGTCGACCGCTGACGGCATTGACCGACGCGTGGGCCGAACACCGGCGTTACGTGGGCTTTGCCGCAGGTCTGTTCGGTTTCGGGAGCTTGCTTGGCATCCTGCTGTATCTCGTCGGCGTCGACCTGATCGACGTCTTCCTCGAGTTGCTGAGCGAGGAGTTCGGCGAGGAGGTCTTCGAGGATGAAACCGGGGAGCCAGCCGAATTCGAACTCACCGCCGGCTTTTTCATCGGGCAGAACACGCCACCGTATCTGATTTCGATTGCCGGAGCCGCTTCGCTCGGACTGCTGACGGCCGCGGTGATGGTCTTCAACGGCATCCTCGTCGGCAACATCGCTTACAGCGTCGGACAGTTGGCCGGATTCGCCGAAATAGTTCTCCTGTTGGCCCCACACGGAATCTTCGAACTCACCGCACTGTTCATCGCCGCGGGTGTCGGTTTCCGAATCGTCTACCGACTGGGGCAGCGAGTCGGCGGCTCTCGAGACGCGTTCGTCACCAGACGATATCTGTACCGAACCGGTCTGCTGGTCATCTTCGGCTGGTTCCTGCTCGTGCTGGCGGCGTTCGTCGAGGCGTATCTGACGATTCCGATAGCGGAGGCGCTCGTCGGTGACATCGGTGAGGTCGAGGACGCGCCGCTCTCGAGCGCACTGTTCGGCTATAGTAGCCAGTGA
- a CDS encoding heavy metal translocating P-type ATPase, with amino-acid sequence MTTRHAHLEITGMSCATCSGSIEDAVGALEGVETASANFATDEGTVAYDPEVVTLEQIVDAIAEAGFEANTETASITVMGMSCATCSGTVGEALEALPGVVSADVNFASDEARVRYNPMDISLPEMRRAIEEAGYEPVADDEADEAAGSQRERAVERELSRQRKLVIGGGLLTLPFVPIMLAMLGLVPPLHELLGINEGVLRWTEFVLATVLMATLGREFLVGAYRAFSHNRRANMDTLVAMGTSAGYVYSTAVLTIGLTGSLYFEAVAFILWFITLGNWLEVRSKARAGNALRELLEMEAEDATVVRDYGEDGGEEVAVPLEDVQVGDVLKVRPGERIPTDGVVLEGQSAVDESMLTGESVPVEKSDGDDVVGSTINENGVLYVEATKVGSETALKQIVERVKEAQSRQPEIQRLVDTVSAYFVPAVIVNAIIWATLWALFPDALYGVSSWVGSWLPILAPVGGGPVVGGVPVLEFSVVVLASALLIACPCALGLATPAATMVGSTLSATNGVLFKGGDVLEQVRGIDTVVFDKTGTLTHGKMTLTDVVVFDDARPDGGDGTRPDGGAVAERTESLESLVLGAAATAESGSEHPIARAIVDGATDRDIEVGDLETFENVPGHGIRAETTRGRVVIGRRKLLEDEGIDPRAAEETLTRLEREGKTAIPVAVDGQLLGVVAVADEVRQSARETVAALKARGLEVVMLTGDNERTARAVATEVGIDAENVRAGVLPEDKADHVDDLQADGSRVMMVGDGVNDAPALTTAQVGVAIGSGTDVAIESADVTLMRDDPADVLKAVRISEATIAKVRQNLFWAFIYNTTLLPIASLGLLNPALAGLAMAGSSVSVMANSLSFATYDPHEDYRPAVLKPLYWLRR; translated from the coding sequence ATGACGACCAGACACGCACACCTCGAGATTACCGGGATGTCCTGTGCGACCTGTTCCGGGAGCATCGAGGATGCCGTCGGCGCACTCGAGGGTGTCGAAACGGCAAGTGCGAACTTCGCGACGGACGAGGGGACGGTCGCGTACGACCCCGAAGTGGTAACGCTCGAGCAAATCGTCGACGCCATCGCCGAGGCCGGCTTCGAAGCCAACACGGAGACGGCGTCGATCACCGTCATGGGGATGTCCTGTGCCACCTGTTCGGGGACGGTCGGCGAGGCGCTCGAGGCGCTCCCCGGCGTCGTTTCCGCGGACGTGAACTTCGCCTCCGACGAGGCGCGAGTTCGCTACAATCCGATGGATATCTCGCTCCCCGAGATGCGTCGGGCTATCGAGGAGGCGGGGTACGAACCCGTTGCGGACGACGAGGCAGACGAGGCTGCAGGAAGCCAGCGCGAGCGGGCCGTCGAGCGAGAACTGTCTCGACAGCGCAAACTCGTGATCGGTGGTGGTCTCCTCACGCTCCCGTTCGTCCCGATCATGCTCGCGATGTTGGGCCTGGTTCCACCGCTGCACGAACTGCTAGGAATCAACGAGGGCGTCCTCCGTTGGACCGAATTCGTTCTCGCGACGGTGCTGATGGCGACGCTTGGCCGGGAGTTCCTCGTCGGCGCTTACCGCGCTTTTTCACATAACCGACGGGCAAACATGGACACCCTGGTCGCCATGGGGACGTCTGCGGGTTACGTCTACTCGACGGCCGTCCTCACCATCGGGCTTACCGGCAGCCTCTACTTCGAGGCCGTCGCGTTCATCCTCTGGTTTATCACGCTGGGCAACTGGCTCGAGGTACGCTCGAAAGCCCGTGCCGGGAACGCCCTGCGGGAACTGCTCGAGATGGAAGCCGAGGACGCGACGGTCGTTCGAGACTACGGCGAGGACGGCGGCGAAGAAGTCGCCGTTCCGCTCGAGGACGTCCAGGTCGGCGACGTGCTGAAAGTCCGACCGGGCGAGCGGATCCCGACCGACGGCGTCGTCCTCGAGGGTCAAAGCGCCGTCGACGAGTCGATGCTGACCGGCGAGTCCGTCCCGGTCGAGAAGAGCGACGGTGACGACGTCGTCGGGAGTACCATCAACGAAAACGGCGTCCTGTACGTCGAGGCGACGAAAGTCGGCTCCGAGACCGCGCTCAAACAGATCGTCGAACGCGTCAAGGAAGCCCAGTCGCGCCAGCCCGAGATTCAGCGGCTGGTCGACACGGTGAGCGCGTACTTCGTCCCCGCCGTGATCGTCAACGCGATCATCTGGGCGACCCTCTGGGCACTGTTCCCCGACGCCCTCTACGGCGTCTCCTCGTGGGTCGGCTCCTGGCTGCCGATTCTCGCACCGGTCGGCGGCGGCCCGGTCGTGGGCGGCGTCCCCGTCCTCGAGTTCTCCGTCGTCGTTCTCGCCTCGGCGCTGTTGATCGCCTGCCCCTGTGCGTTAGGGCTGGCAACACCCGCTGCGACGATGGTCGGTTCCACGCTGAGTGCGACCAACGGCGTTCTCTTCAAAGGCGGCGACGTGCTCGAGCAGGTTCGGGGTATCGACACCGTCGTCTTCGACAAAACCGGCACGCTGACCCACGGCAAAATGACGTTGACCGACGTGGTCGTCTTCGACGACGCACGGCCCGACGGCGGCGACGGAACGCGACCCGACGGCGGGGCCGTTGCCGAACGGACCGAGTCGCTCGAGTCGCTGGTCCTTGGCGCGGCGGCGACCGCCGAATCCGGCTCCGAGCATCCGATCGCTCGCGCCATCGTCGACGGGGCTACGGACAGGGATATCGAGGTCGGCGACCTCGAGACCTTCGAGAACGTTCCCGGCCACGGGATCCGGGCCGAAACGACGCGCGGACGAGTCGTGATCGGCCGGCGAAAACTCCTCGAAGACGAGGGTATCGATCCGAGGGCTGCCGAAGAGACGCTCACGCGACTCGAGCGGGAGGGCAAAACGGCGATTCCGGTCGCCGTCGACGGCCAGTTGCTCGGCGTCGTCGCCGTCGCCGACGAGGTACGTCAGAGCGCTCGAGAAACCGTCGCCGCCCTCAAAGCTCGCGGCCTCGAGGTCGTGATGCTGACCGGGGACAACGAGCGGACGGCTCGAGCGGTCGCCACGGAAGTCGGTATCGACGCCGAAAACGTTCGGGCGGGCGTGTTACCCGAGGACAAAGCCGACCACGTCGACGACCTGCAAGCGGACGGGTCGCGAGTGATGATGGTCGGCGACGGCGTCAACGACGCCCCGGCGCTGACGACGGCACAGGTCGGCGTCGCCATCGGTTCGGGAACCGACGTCGCCATCGAATCCGCCGACGTGACGCTGATGCGTGACGATCCGGCGGACGTGCTGAAGGCGGTCCGTATCTCGGAGGCGACGATCGCAAAGGTTCGCCAGAACCTCTTCTGGGCGTTTATCTACAATACGACGTTGCTCCCGATCGCCTCCCTCGGCTTGCTCAACCCGGCACTCGCTGGACTCGCGATGGCTGGCTCGAGCGTGAGCGTGATGGCCAACAGCCTCTCGTTCGCCACCTACGACCCGCACGAGGACTACCGACCAGCGGTGTTGAAACCGCTGTACTGGCTGCGGCGATAA